A section of the Pseudomonas prosekii genome encodes:
- the rpoE gene encoding RNA polymerase sigma factor RpoE, producing the protein MLTQEEDQQLVERVQRGDKRAFDLLVLKYQHKILGLIVRFVHDTHEAQDVAQEAFIKAYRALGNFRGDSAFYTWLYRIAINTAKNYLVSRGRRPPDSDVSSEDAEFYDGDHGLKDLESPERALLRDEIEGTVHRTIQQLPEDLRTALTLREFDGLSYEDIAAVMQCPVGTVRSRIFRAREAIDKALQPLLQEN; encoded by the coding sequence ATGCTAACCCAGGAAGAGGATCAGCAGCTGGTTGAGCGCGTCCAACGCGGAGACAAGCGAGCTTTCGATCTGCTAGTGCTGAAATACCAGCACAAAATTCTCGGGTTGATCGTGCGTTTTGTGCACGACACCCATGAAGCCCAGGATGTCGCACAAGAAGCCTTTATCAAGGCTTACCGTGCACTTGGTAACTTTCGCGGAGACAGCGCGTTTTATACGTGGCTTTACCGCATCGCCATTAACACGGCGAAAAACTATCTGGTTTCACGCGGCCGCCGGCCGCCGGATAGCGATGTCAGTTCCGAAGATGCAGAGTTCTACGACGGCGATCATGGCCTCAAGGATCTCGAGTCGCCAGAACGCGCATTGCTGCGGGATGAGATCGAAGGCACCGTCCATCGAACCATCCAGCAACTTCCAGAAGATTTGCGTACGGCTTTAACTTTACGTGAATTCGATGGTCTGAGTTACGAGGACATTGCGGCAGTCATGCAATGTCCGGTGGGTACCGTGCGCTCTCGGATTTTCCGCGCTCGGGAAGCCATCGATAAAGCCCTGCAGCCATTGTTGCAGGAAAACTGA
- a CDS encoding tripartite tricarboxylate transporter TctB family protein: MLLQRIFAAVLLAACAGLALMAWPYQAAFSYEPVGPRAFPLLMLGLMGLGLLYMLFRPTPIVHSDDDPQLDRQTLNKIGICIVLLLIFAGLFEPLGFILSSVLIGIPMARLYGGRWLPSIVVTTLMGVGLYLLFDKLMDVPLPLGLLDVLEN, translated from the coding sequence ATGCTCTTACAACGCATTTTTGCTGCGGTGCTGCTGGCGGCTTGCGCCGGTCTGGCGCTGATGGCGTGGCCGTATCAAGCGGCTTTCTCCTACGAACCTGTAGGACCCCGGGCGTTTCCACTGTTGATGCTGGGCCTGATGGGCCTCGGTCTGCTCTACATGCTGTTTCGCCCAACCCCAATCGTGCACAGCGATGACGACCCGCAACTCGACCGCCAGACCCTGAACAAAATCGGCATCTGCATCGTGCTGCTGCTGATCTTCGCCGGGTTGTTCGAACCTTTGGGTTTCATCCTCAGCAGCGTCTTGATCGGTATCCCGATGGCGCGCCTGTACGGCGGGCGCTGGCTGCCCAGCATCGTCGTCACCACGCTGATGGGCGTTGGCCTCTACTTGCTGTTCGACAAGTTGATGGACGTGCCGCTGCCCCTCGGGCTGCTCGACGTTCTGGAGAACTGA
- a CDS encoding response regulator: MRVLLVEDHLQLAESVAQALKSTGLTVDVLHDGVAADLALSSEEYAVAILDVGLPRMDGFEVLARLRARGKTLPVLMLTARSDVKDRVHGLNLGADDYLAKPFELTELEARVKALLRRSVLGGERQQTCGVLAYDLDTRRFTLGEELLTLTSREQAVLEALIARPGRVMSKEQLASQVFGLDEEASPDAIEIYVHRLRKKLDGQPVAIVTFRGLGYLLESRDA; the protein is encoded by the coding sequence ATGCGTGTCCTGCTCGTCGAAGACCATCTGCAGCTCGCCGAAAGTGTCGCTCAGGCGCTCAAGAGCACTGGTTTGACCGTTGATGTGTTGCACGACGGCGTGGCGGCCGACCTTGCGTTGAGCAGCGAGGAATACGCGGTGGCGATTCTCGACGTCGGCCTGCCGCGTATGGATGGTTTCGAGGTGTTGGCGCGGTTGCGCGCTCGCGGGAAGACTCTGCCGGTGTTGATGCTGACCGCGCGCAGCGACGTCAAGGACCGCGTGCACGGCTTGAACCTCGGCGCCGACGATTATCTGGCCAAGCCGTTCGAACTGACTGAGCTCGAAGCCCGGGTCAAAGCCCTGTTGCGCCGCAGCGTGTTGGGCGGCGAGCGCCAGCAGACCTGCGGCGTGCTGGCGTATGACCTCGACACCCGGCGTTTCACCCTCGGCGAAGAATTGCTGACCTTGACCTCGCGCGAGCAGGCCGTGCTTGAAGCGCTGATCGCCCGTCCGGGTCGGGTCATGAGCAAGGAGCAACTGGCCTCGCAGGTGTTCGGTCTGGATGAAGAGGCGAGCCCCGATGCGATCGAAATCTACGTCCACCGCCTGCGCAAGAAACTCGATGGCCAACCGGTGGCGATCGTGACTTTCCGCGGTCTCGGTTATTTGCTGGAAAGCCGCGATGCATAA
- a CDS encoding FAD assembly factor SdhE, whose protein sequence is MVEDVELNRLYWHSRRGMLELDVLLVPFVKEVYPHLNDVDRDCYRKLLECEDQDMFGWFMERAESEDPELQRMVRMILDRVQPK, encoded by the coding sequence ATGGTCGAAGATGTTGAACTGAATCGCCTCTACTGGCACAGCCGCCGCGGCATGCTTGAGCTTGACGTGTTGCTGGTGCCGTTCGTGAAAGAGGTTTACCCGCACCTCAATGATGTCGACCGCGATTGCTACCGCAAGCTGCTCGAATGCGAAGATCAGGACATGTTCGGCTGGTTCATGGAACGTGCCGAATCGGAAGATCCGGAGCTTCAGCGCATGGTTCGCATGATCCTAGACCGTGTCCAGCCCAAGTAA
- a CDS encoding protein YgfX: MSSPSNTFECRWHASGQLLAAYGLAQLFALGALFFLSIPAWASLLGVLLCLAHGFRQLPRQILLTHPQAFRGLRRDADGWQLWNQAQGWQPVQLRPDSLALPLIVVLRFRLRGERRVRTICVPRDSQTADMHRRLRVRLTFSRRRWAAPE; the protein is encoded by the coding sequence GTGTCCAGCCCAAGTAATACCTTCGAATGCCGCTGGCATGCCTCCGGGCAACTGCTGGCGGCGTACGGTTTGGCCCAGCTGTTCGCGCTGGGCGCATTATTTTTTCTTTCCATACCTGCGTGGGCGAGTCTGCTCGGCGTATTGCTGTGCCTGGCGCACGGGTTTCGCCAGTTGCCGCGACAGATTCTGTTGACCCATCCCCAGGCATTCCGTGGCTTGCGCCGCGATGCCGACGGCTGGCAGTTATGGAATCAGGCGCAAGGCTGGCAACCGGTGCAGCTGCGGCCGGACAGCCTGGCGTTACCGCTGATCGTGGTGCTGCGCTTTCGTTTGCGCGGCGAGCGGCGGGTCAGGACGATTTGCGTGCCGCGCGACTCGCAGACGGCGGATATGCACCGACGCCTGCGGGTACGGCTGACGTTCAGTCGACGTAGGTGGGCGGCACCAGAATAG
- a CDS encoding sensor histidine kinase, with protein MHKPSSLRWRLLWNLASLLVVLMLASGLSAYWNGREAADTAYDRTLLASARTIAAGVSQRDGTLSADVPYVALDTFAYDSAGRIFYLVNDIHQNLISGYENLPPPPPGTPRTDDYPALARFYNAKYQGQNVRVVSLLKPVSEPNMNGMAEIRVAETDEARVSMARSLAADTLLRLGMLAVGALLLVWFAVSAALRPLERLRTAVEERQSDDLRPLPLVEVQHELWPLVRALNHFTERLRGQFERQAQFIADAAHELRTPLAALKARLELGLRATDAQTWRSTLETAAQGTESLTHLANQLLSLARVENGARAIAEGGAQLLDLSQLARELGMAMAPLAHARGVALALEADEPVWLRGEPTLLNELLSNLVDNALAHTPSGGNVILRVTAPAVLEVEDDGPGIPLEERDRVFERFYRRNQQIAGSGLGLAIVGEICRAHLAQISLHDGEVAGLKVRVSFIPGE; from the coding sequence ATGCATAAGCCCAGCAGCCTGCGCTGGCGGTTGCTGTGGAACCTCGCGTCGCTGCTGGTGGTGTTGATGTTGGCCAGTGGCTTGAGCGCTTACTGGAACGGTCGCGAAGCCGCCGACACCGCGTACGACCGAACCTTGCTGGCGTCGGCGCGGACCATCGCCGCCGGGGTTTCACAGCGCGACGGGACGCTCAGCGCCGACGTGCCCTACGTCGCCCTCGACACCTTCGCTTACGACAGCGCCGGGCGGATTTTTTACCTGGTGAATGACATCCACCAAAACCTCATCTCCGGTTACGAAAACCTGCCGCCACCGCCGCCCGGCACGCCGCGTACCGATGACTATCCGGCGCTGGCGCGCTTCTACAACGCCAAATATCAGGGGCAGAACGTGCGCGTGGTCAGCCTGCTCAAACCGGTGAGCGAGCCAAACATGAATGGCATGGCGGAAATTCGTGTCGCCGAAACCGACGAAGCGCGGGTCAGCATGGCGCGCAGTCTGGCGGCAGATACCTTGCTGCGACTCGGTATGTTGGCGGTCGGCGCGTTACTGCTGGTGTGGTTTGCGGTGAGCGCGGCGTTGCGACCGCTGGAGCGGTTACGCACGGCGGTGGAAGAGCGTCAGTCGGACGACTTGCGCCCGTTGCCGCTGGTCGAAGTGCAGCACGAACTGTGGCCACTGGTGCGCGCGCTCAATCACTTTACCGAGCGCCTGCGCGGGCAGTTCGAGCGCCAGGCGCAGTTCATCGCCGATGCCGCGCATGAACTGCGCACCCCGCTGGCGGCGCTCAAGGCACGCCTGGAATTGGGCTTGCGCGCCACCGACGCGCAAACCTGGCGCAGCACCCTGGAAACGGCTGCGCAAGGCACGGAAAGCCTGACTCATCTGGCCAATCAGTTGCTGTCGCTGGCGCGCGTCGAAAATGGCGCGCGAGCGATTGCCGAGGGCGGCGCGCAGTTGCTCGACTTGAGCCAACTGGCGCGGGAACTGGGCATGGCCATGGCGCCGCTGGCGCACGCGCGTGGCGTCGCGCTGGCCTTGGAGGCGGACGAGCCGGTGTGGCTGCGCGGCGAACCGACGTTGCTGAATGAACTGCTGAGCAATCTGGTGGACAACGCCTTGGCGCACACGCCGTCGGGCGGCAATGTAATTCTGCGAGTGACGGCGCCGGCGGTGCTGGAGGTCGAGGATGACGGGCCGGGGATTCCGCTGGAGGAACGTGATCGGGTGTTCGAGCGCTTTTATCGGCGCAATCAGCAGATCGCAGGATCCGGTCTGGGGCTGGCGATTGTCGGCGAAATCTGCCGCGCGCACCTGGCGCAGATCAGCCTGCACGACGGCGAGGTGGCGGGGTTGAAGGTTCGGGTGAGTTTTATTCCCGGGGAGTAA
- a CDS encoding Bug family tripartite tricarboxylate transporter substrate binding protein, translating to MNRSLRRFALAASCMLFAGQLMAEPKRPECIAPASPGGGFDLTCKLVQSALVNEKLLSKPMRVTYMPGGVGAVAYNAVVAQRPADAGTLVAWSSGSLLNLAQGKFGRFDENAVRWLAAVGTSYGAIAVKSDSPYKTLDDLVQALKKDPSKVVIGSGGTVGSQDWMQTALIAKAAGINPRDLRYVALEGGGEIATALLGGHIQVGSTDISDSMPHIQSGDMRLLAVFSDKRLDEPEMKDIPTAKEQGYDIVWPVVRGFYLGPKVSDEDYAWWKDAFDKLLASEDFAKLRDQRELFPFAMTGQELDTYVKKQVADYKVLAKEFGLIQ from the coding sequence ATGAATCGATCACTGCGCCGTTTCGCCCTCGCCGCCAGTTGCATGCTCTTCGCCGGCCAATTGATGGCCGAGCCAAAACGCCCGGAATGCATCGCCCCGGCCTCCCCCGGCGGTGGTTTCGACCTGACCTGCAAACTGGTGCAAAGCGCGCTGGTGAACGAAAAACTCCTGAGCAAACCGATGCGCGTGACCTACATGCCCGGCGGTGTCGGCGCGGTGGCGTACAACGCGGTGGTCGCGCAGCGCCCGGCCGATGCCGGCACGCTGGTGGCGTGGTCCAGCGGTTCGCTGCTGAACCTGGCACAAGGCAAGTTCGGCCGTTTCGATGAAAACGCCGTGCGCTGGCTGGCGGCGGTCGGCACCAGCTACGGCGCCATCGCAGTGAAGAGCGATTCGCCTTACAAGACGCTGGACGATCTCGTTCAGGCGCTGAAGAAAGATCCGAGCAAAGTGGTAATCGGTTCCGGCGGCACCGTCGGCAGCCAGGACTGGATGCAAACCGCGCTGATCGCCAAGGCTGCCGGGATCAACCCGCGCGACCTGCGTTACGTCGCCCTCGAAGGTGGCGGCGAAATCGCCACCGCGCTGCTCGGCGGCCACATCCAGGTCGGCAGCACCGACATCTCCGACTCCATGCCGCACATCCAGAGCGGCGACATGCGCTTGCTCGCGGTGTTCTCCGACAAGCGTCTGGACGAGCCGGAAATGAAAGACATCCCGACCGCCAAAGAGCAAGGCTACGACATCGTCTGGCCGGTGGTGCGCGGCTTCTACCTTGGGCCGAAGGTCAGCGACGAAGACTACGCGTGGTGGAAAGATGCCTTCGACAAGCTGCTGGCGTCCGAAGATTTCGCCAAGTTGCGCGATCAGCGTGAACTGTTCCCGTTCGCCATGACCGGCCAGGAACTGGACACCTACGTGAAGAAGCAAGTCGCGGACTACAAAGTGCTGGCCAAAGAGTTCGGCCTGATCCAGTGA
- the nadB gene encoding L-aspartate oxidase: protein MSQQFQHDVLVIGSGAAGLSLALTLPGHLRIAVLSKGDLANGSTFWAQGGVAAVLDDTDTVQSHVEDTLNAGGGLCHEDAVRFTVEHSKEAIQWLIDQGVPFTRDEQSGTEDGGFEFHLTREGGHSHRRIIHAADATGAAIFRTLLDQAKQRPNIELLEQRVAVDLITEKRLGLEGDRCLGAYVLNRASGEVDTYGARFVILASGGAAKVYLYTSNPDGACGDGIAMAWRSGCRVANLEFNQFHPTCLYHPQAKSFLITEALRGEGAHLKLPNGERFMQRFDPRAELAPRDIVARAIDHEMKRLGIDCVYLDISHKPEAFIKTHFPTVYERCLEFSIDITKQPIPVVPAAHYTCGGVMVDQQGRTDVPGLYAIGETSFTGLHGANRMASNSLLECFVYARSAAADILRQLPQVSIPIALPVWDASQVTDSDEDVIIAHNWDELRRFMWDYVGIVRTNKRLQRAQHRVRLLLDEIDEFYSNYKVSRDLIELRNLAQVAELMIQSAMERKESRGLHYTLDYPDMLPEALDTILVPPTYVD from the coding sequence ATGAGCCAACAGTTCCAACATGATGTTCTGGTGATTGGCAGCGGCGCTGCCGGTTTAAGCCTTGCGCTGACCTTGCCCGGTCACTTGCGCATCGCCGTACTGAGCAAAGGCGACCTCGCCAACGGCTCGACTTTCTGGGCTCAGGGCGGTGTTGCCGCGGTCCTGGATGACACCGACACCGTGCAATCGCATGTCGAAGACACGCTGAATGCCGGCGGCGGCCTGTGCCATGAAGACGCCGTGCGTTTCACCGTCGAGCACAGCAAAGAAGCGATCCAGTGGCTGATCGACCAAGGCGTGCCGTTCACCCGCGATGAACAATCGGGTACTGAAGACGGCGGATTTGAATTTCACCTGACGCGCGAGGGCGGCCACAGCCATCGGCGCATCATCCACGCCGCCGATGCCACCGGCGCAGCCATCTTCAGAACCTTGCTCGATCAAGCAAAACAACGCCCGAACATCGAGCTGCTGGAACAACGCGTCGCCGTCGACCTGATCACCGAAAAACGCTTGGGCCTGGAAGGCGATCGCTGCCTCGGCGCCTACGTGCTCAATCGAGCCAGCGGCGAAGTCGACACTTACGGCGCACGTTTCGTGATCCTCGCTTCCGGCGGCGCCGCCAAGGTCTACCTCTACACCAGTAACCCCGACGGCGCGTGCGGCGACGGCATTGCCATGGCGTGGCGTTCGGGCTGCCGGGTGGCGAACCTGGAATTCAATCAGTTTCACCCCACTTGCCTGTATCACCCGCAAGCCAAGAGTTTCCTGATCACCGAGGCCCTGCGTGGCGAAGGCGCGCATTTGAAGCTGCCGAATGGCGAACGCTTCATGCAGCGCTTTGACCCGCGCGCCGAACTGGCCCCGCGCGACATCGTCGCCCGCGCCATCGACCATGAAATGAAGCGCCTGGGCATCGATTGCGTTTATCTGGACATCAGCCACAAACCCGAAGCGTTCATCAAGACTCACTTCCCGACTGTTTATGAGCGCTGCCTCGAATTTTCCATCGACATCACCAAACAACCGATTCCGGTGGTGCCGGCGGCGCATTACACCTGTGGTGGCGTGATGGTCGATCAACAGGGCCGCACCGACGTGCCGGGCCTGTACGCGATTGGCGAAACCAGTTTCACCGGCCTGCACGGCGCCAACCGCATGGCCAGCAACTCACTGCTGGAGTGTTTCGTGTACGCGCGTTCGGCGGCGGCGGACATTCTTCGACAGTTGCCACAAGTGTCGATTCCGATTGCCCTGCCCGTCTGGGATGCGAGCCAGGTCACCGATTCCGATGAAGACGTGATCATCGCGCACAACTGGGATGAGCTGCGGCGGTTCATGTGGGACTACGTCGGCATCGTGCGCACCAACAAGCGCCTGCAGCGGGCGCAGCACCGGGTGCGGTTGTTGCTGGATGAGATCGACGAGTTCTACAGCAACTATAAAGTCAGCCGCGATCTGATCGAGTTGCGCAACCTGGCCCAAGTCGCCGAATTGATGATCCAGTCGGCGATGGAGCGCAAGGAAAGTCGCGGCTTGCATTACACGCTGGATTACCCGGACATGTTGCCTGAAGCGCTGGACACTATTCTGGTGCCGCCCACCTACGTCGACTGA
- a CDS encoding HDOD domain-containing protein, whose amino-acid sequence MSELADKVQRDLVAAIDNDDLVLPTLPEVAMQIRKAAEDPEISVSTLSKVIGRDTALSARLIKVVNSPLLRATQEVNDLHTAITRLGVNYSSNLAIGLVMEQIFNANSEVVEQKMRDVWLKSLEIAGVSYALCRRYTQLKPDQAALGGLVHQIGVLPILTYAEEHNELLSDPISLNHVIDRIHPLVGDKLLSVWEFPEMLAKLPGQYLDFTRESKRVDYVDLVQVACLYCYKGTNHPLAAIDAFSVPAFKKLKINPDNEAMCQELEESRLMFL is encoded by the coding sequence ATGAGCGAGCTGGCGGATAAGGTCCAACGGGATTTGGTTGCGGCCATCGACAACGATGACCTGGTGCTGCCGACATTACCGGAAGTGGCCATGCAGATTCGCAAGGCTGCTGAAGATCCGGAGATCAGTGTCAGCACCCTGAGCAAAGTCATCGGTCGCGATACCGCGCTGTCGGCGCGTTTGATCAAAGTGGTCAACAGCCCGCTGCTGCGGGCGACTCAGGAAGTTAACGACCTGCACACCGCCATCACCCGGCTCGGCGTGAATTACAGCAGCAACCTGGCCATCGGTCTGGTGATGGAGCAGATCTTCAACGCCAATTCCGAGGTGGTGGAGCAGAAAATGCGCGATGTCTGGCTCAAGAGCCTGGAAATCGCCGGGGTCAGCTATGCGCTGTGCCGCCGCTACACCCAACTCAAACCGGATCAGGCAGCGCTCGGCGGGCTGGTGCACCAGATCGGCGTTTTGCCGATTCTGACGTATGCCGAAGAACACAATGAGCTGCTGTCGGACCCGATCAGCCTCAACCACGTCATCGACCGCATTCATCCGCTGGTCGGCGACAAGCTGTTGAGTGTCTGGGAGTTTCCGGAAATGCTCGCGAAGTTGCCGGGGCAATACCTGGATTTCACCCGTGAATCCAAGCGCGTCGATTATGTCGATCTGGTGCAGGTGGCCTGTTTGTATTGCTACAAAGGCACCAACCATCCGTTGGCGGCAATTGATGCGTTCAGCGTGCCGGCGTTCAAGAAACTGAAGATCAATCCCGACAACGAAGCGATGTGCCAAGAGCTTGAAGAGTCGCGGTTGATGTTTTTGTAA
- the ygfZ gene encoding CAF17-like 4Fe-4S cluster assembly/insertion protein YgfZ produces the protein MADSAFFCTLSHEGVLAVRGADAGKFLQGQLTCNINYLSDNLSSLGARCTQKGRMQSSFRILLESDGVLLAMATELLEPQLADLKKYAVFSKSKLTDESAAWVRFGLDHGDAALSSLGLELPADTDSVVRNDGLIAIRVSPQRAELWVAADQASSIKGKLCALLTEGELNQWLLGQIRAGIGQVMPSTRELFIPQMLNLQAVGGVSFKKGCYTGQEIVARMQYLGKLKRRLYRLQLEGSELPEPGTQLFAPTHNSSIGEVVIAARGEENIELLAVLQAEAAESGDIHLAALEGPALHLLDLPYTLDRDKEIQR, from the coding sequence ATGGCCGATTCTGCTTTTTTCTGCACCCTGTCACACGAAGGCGTTCTCGCGGTCCGCGGCGCGGATGCCGGCAAATTCCTGCAAGGCCAACTGACTTGCAACATTAATTACCTCAGCGACAACCTATCCAGCCTCGGTGCCCGTTGCACCCAGAAGGGCCGGATGCAATCGAGTTTCCGCATTCTGCTGGAAAGCGACGGCGTGCTGCTGGCCATGGCCACCGAGCTGCTGGAGCCGCAACTGGCGGACCTGAAAAAATACGCAGTGTTCTCCAAGTCCAAGCTGACTGACGAAAGCGCCGCTTGGGTGCGTTTCGGCCTCGACCACGGCGATGCTGCGTTGAGCAGCCTGGGTCTTGAGTTGCCGGCCGACACCGACAGCGTCGTGCGTAACGACGGCCTGATCGCCATTCGTGTATCGCCGCAGCGCGCCGAGTTGTGGGTCGCCGCCGATCAAGCGTCGAGCATCAAAGGCAAGCTTTGCGCGTTGCTGACCGAAGGCGAGCTGAATCAGTGGCTGCTTGGGCAGATTCGCGCAGGCATTGGCCAAGTGATGCCGAGCACTCGCGAGCTGTTCATCCCGCAAATGCTCAACCTGCAAGCCGTCGGCGGCGTCAGTTTCAAGAAAGGCTGCTACACCGGCCAGGAAATCGTCGCGCGCATGCAATACCTCGGCAAACTCAAGCGTCGTCTGTACCGCTTGCAGCTGGAGGGCAGCGAATTGCCCGAGCCCGGCACGCAACTGTTTGCGCCGACCCACAACAGTTCAATCGGTGAGGTGGTGATCGCTGCTCGCGGCGAAGAAAACATTGAACTCCTGGCCGTGCTGCAAGCCGAAGCAGCAGAGTCGGGTGATATCCATCTGGCAGCGCTGGAAGGCCCTGCCCTGCACCTGCTTGACCTGCCCTACACACTGGACCGCGACAAAGAAATCCAGCGCTGA
- a CDS encoding AbrB family transcriptional regulator, with amino-acid sequence MSDRPFKTWWGTPLVGLLGGYLASQIGWPLPWMVGSLLAIILVRCLTPWQLAEIPGGRKCGQWIVGIGIGLHFTPVVMEQVLSHFGLIFFGALVTSLSSVVGVWLMRRTGEDRATAFFSSMPGGSGEMVNLGARNGAVLSRVAAGQSLRVLVVVLCVPAAFKYLLGDGTPISHAGTVDWQWLAILFPAGALLAWAWQRLRQPNPWLFGPLLVSAAVSIGWDLHISLPDGGSQIGQWLIGSGLGCHFNRQFFRRAPSFMGRTLIGTVLTMLIATAAALGLSALTHLDLRSLTLGMMPGGIAEMSLTAETLQLSVPLVTAMQVMRLLFVLFLAEPLFRYWNRLPESV; translated from the coding sequence ATGTCTGATCGACCCTTCAAAACCTGGTGGGGAACACCGCTGGTCGGTCTGCTCGGCGGTTACCTCGCCAGCCAGATCGGCTGGCCGTTGCCGTGGATGGTCGGCTCGTTGCTGGCGATTATCCTCGTGCGCTGCCTGACGCCGTGGCAATTGGCGGAAATCCCTGGCGGACGCAAGTGCGGCCAGTGGATCGTCGGCATCGGCATCGGCCTGCACTTCACCCCCGTGGTGATGGAGCAGGTGTTGAGCCACTTCGGTCTGATTTTCTTCGGCGCGTTGGTCACCAGCCTGTCCAGCGTGGTCGGGGTCTGGTTGATGCGGCGTACCGGCGAGGACCGCGCCACGGCGTTTTTTTCCAGCATGCCCGGCGGCTCCGGCGAGATGGTCAACCTCGGCGCGCGCAACGGCGCGGTGCTCAGCCGGGTCGCGGCGGGGCAAAGTTTGCGGGTGTTGGTGGTGGTGTTGTGTGTGCCGGCAGCGTTCAAATATTTGCTCGGCGACGGCACACCGATCTCCCACGCCGGCACCGTCGATTGGCAATGGCTGGCAATTCTATTCCCGGCGGGCGCACTGCTCGCCTGGGCCTGGCAGCGTTTACGGCAACCCAATCCGTGGCTGTTCGGGCCGTTGCTAGTGAGTGCGGCGGTGAGCATCGGTTGGGATTTGCACATCAGTTTGCCGGACGGCGGCAGCCAGATCGGCCAATGGCTGATCGGCAGCGGCCTGGGTTGTCACTTCAATCGACAGTTTTTCCGGCGCGCGCCGTCGTTTATGGGCCGCACGTTGATCGGCACGGTGTTGACCATGTTGATCGCTACAGCGGCGGCATTGGGATTGAGCGCGTTGACGCACCTGGATTTGCGTTCGCTGACGCTGGGCATGATGCCCGGCGGGATTGCCGAGATGAGCCTGACCGCAGAAACCCTGCAACTCTCGGTGCCGCTGGTGACGGCGATGCAGGTGATGCGATTGCTGTTCGTACTGTTTCTGGCGGAGCCGTTGTTCAGGTATTGGAATCGGTTGCCGGAGTCAGTCTGA
- the ung gene encoding uracil-DNA glycosylase, with protein MTADDRIKLEPSWKEALRAEFDQPYMAELRAFLQQERAAGKEIYPPGPMIFNALNSTPLDKVKVVILGQDPYHGPGQAHGLCFSVQPGVPAPPSLVNIYKELKRDLNIDIPNHGYLQSWADQGVLMLNTTMTVERANANAHKDKGWQFFTDRIIEVVSAHQPHLVFMLWGAHAQSKQKLIDATKHLVLTSVHPSPLSAYRGFLGCGHFSRTNKFLEQNGETPIEWRLPPV; from the coding sequence ATGACTGCTGACGACCGTATCAAACTCGAACCGAGCTGGAAGGAGGCACTGCGTGCTGAGTTCGACCAGCCTTACATGGCAGAGTTGCGCGCTTTCCTGCAACAGGAACGCGCGGCGGGCAAGGAGATCTACCCGCCGGGGCCGATGATTTTCAACGCGCTCAACTCGACGCCGCTGGACAAGGTAAAAGTCGTGATCCTCGGCCAGGACCCTTACCACGGCCCGGGTCAGGCGCATGGTTTGTGTTTTTCGGTGCAACCGGGCGTGCCGGCGCCGCCGTCGCTGGTGAACATCTATAAAGAGTTGAAACGCGACCTCAACATCGACATCCCGAACCACGGTTATTTGCAGAGTTGGGCCGATCAGGGCGTGTTGATGCTCAACACCACCATGACCGTCGAGCGCGCCAACGCCAACGCGCACAAGGATAAAGGCTGGCAGTTTTTCACTGATCGGATCATTGAAGTGGTCAGCGCACATCAACCGCATCTGGTGTTCATGCTGTGGGGCGCGCATGCCCAGAGCAAACAGAAGCTGATCGATGCGACCAAGCACTTGGTGCTGACCTCGGTGCATCCGTCGCCGCTGTCGGCGTACCGCGGGTTTCTGGGATGTGGACATTTCAGCCGGACCAACAAATTTCTCGAGCAGAATGGCGAAACGCCGATTGAGTGGCGCTTGCCGCCGGTCTAA